A section of the Triticum dicoccoides isolate Atlit2015 ecotype Zavitan chromosome 7A, WEW_v2.0, whole genome shotgun sequence genome encodes:
- the LOC119329116 gene encoding WPP domain-interacting tail-anchored protein 1-like — protein sequence MSAENTINDILAQENALSPGDRMNAVGTNMESLTRVELDLAFASEKLLNLEMLVMEIARRATDFEPLTLESGSVSSETAEDAFELDTLYGILDAEVQELDDMISSLQIDAKNVEDKVYDEESGGKVKAKLDAAMASLKQMQDLIADIRKESAKFEKPIEFSSDKAGIAEHGVCENGHVSSVTSMHTEDERRNVLQMLEQSIASELDLEKKLSDSRYAVEELKMKLRLQTQETSFLEELTETNSGRLFEAENASEILLGTSRELINELNTIQVHLTASRSREDDLNSKLERSLMELSSLKLNQEKMQEESKKVETEEAVQNEARSNPELLSLQHQVEELEKHFRESNSQLLLENVSAEVSQEKENVMLTELSTLESIIKNLKADVLRAENRAQNAEVRCMQLTKDNVELSGELSSLKSQGSDKASLLERELSESNAQLEHAKASVAAFAEQQGMLKSTVSDMEHMIEDLKGKVSKSETRALNAESKCALLADTNLELSEELSFLRARVEGLESSLQEANHVKVSTIKDIGLRTKVITELVTKLAMERERLHLQISMLTKKNRILTHRCKGTSVKDGTKLYKNATGKDAELQFTTSAEEIVSDSSSAQNVAEKASDLIDGKVEAEGSTGEEDDDSTDEGALRTIKPSAALSWKYVARALLAVVAAVVVCHLLLENGWEGRTA from the exons ATGAGTGCTGAGAACACTATAAATGATATTCTTGCCCAAGAAAATGCCCTGTCTCCGGGAGATAGGATGAATGCAGTAGGAACCAACATGGAAAGTCTTACAAGGGTAGAACTCGACCTTGCATTTGCCTCTGAGAAGTTGCTAAATTTGGAGATGCTGGTGATGGAAATAGCTCGCCGAGCTACTGATTTTGAGCCTCTTACCTTGGAAAGTGGATCTGTTTCTTCTGAGACTGCTGAGGATGCCTTCGAGTTGGACACCTTGTATGGTATTCTTGATGCAGAAGTCCAAGAGTTAGATGACATGATCAGTTCTCTTCAGATTGATGCTAAAAATGTTGAGGACAAGGTTTATGACGAAGAATCTGGTGGCAAGGTTAAAGCTAAGCTGGATGCTGCTATGGCTTCTTTGAAACAGATGCAGGATCTAATTGCTGATATCAGAAAGGAGTCTGCAAAGTTCGAGAAACCCATTGAGTTTTCCAGCGACAAAGCAG GAATTGCTGAACATGGCGTGTGTGAAAATGGTCATGTGTCATCCGTCACTAGCATGCATACAGAAGATGAACGAAGAAATGTTCTGCAGATGTTAGAGCAATCGATAGCAAGTGAGCTAGATCTTGAAAAGAAGCTCTCTGATTCAAGATATGCTGTAGAAGAACTTAAAATGAAGCTTCGTCTCCAAACACAAGAAACATCTTTTCTAGAGGAATTAACAGAAACAAATTCGGGGAGATTGTTTGAAGCAGAAAATGCTTCTGAGATACTCCTGGGGACTTCCAGGGAACTTAtaaatgaacttaataccatacagGTCCATTTAACTGCATCAAGATCTAGAGAAGATGATCTCAATTCGAAGTTAGAACGCAGCTTGATGGAACTGTCTTCTCTGAAATTAAACCAAGAGAAGATGCAAGAAGAGAGTAAAAAGGTTGAAACTGAAGAAGCTGTGCAGAATGAGGCACGATCAAACCCTGAATTGTTATCCTTGCAGCATCAGGTTGAAGAGCTAGAAAAACATTTCAGGGAATCTAATTCACAGTTGTTGTTGGAAAATGTATCAGCAGAAGTAAGTCAGGAAAAAGAGAATGTGATGCTCACTGAGCTAAGCACACTGGAAAGTATCATTAAGAATCTCAAAGCTGATGTCCTAAGAGCTGAAAACAGAGCACAAAATGCTGAAGTAAGGTGCATGCAGTTAACAAAAGATAATGTAGAGCTCAGTGGGGAGTTAAGCTCTCTTAAAAGCCAGGGTTCGGATAAGGCCAGTCTTTTGGAGAGGGAATTGTCGGAGTCAAATGCCCAGCTGGAGCATGCAAAGGCATCAGTTGCTGCCTTTGCTGAACAGCAGGGTATGCTGAAATCTACAGTATCTGACATGGAACATATGATTGAAGATTTGAAAGGAAAGGTTTCAAAATCTGAAACCAGAGCCCTAAATGCTGAATCAAAGTGCGCATTATTAGCAGACACCAATTTAGAACTTAGTGAAGAGCTATCGTTTCTGAGAGCTCGAGTTGAAGGCCTAGAGAGCTCGTTACAGGAAGCTAACCATGTGAAAGTATCAACCATCAAGGACATTGGTCTCAGAACTAAAGTTATCACTGAATTGGTCACGAAACTTGCAATGGAAAGAGAACGACTTCATCTCCAG ATTTCTATGTTAACAAAGAAGAACAGGATATTGACTCACAGGTGCAAAGGAACTAGTGTTAAGGATGGCACAAAGCTGTACAAAAATGCTACTGGTAAAGATGCTGAACTTCAGTTCACTACATCGGCCGAGGAAATAGTTTCAGATTCTTCATCAGCACAAAATGTG GCGGAGAAAGCTTCAGACCTTATCGATGGCAAGGTGGAAGCGGAGGGAAGCACCGGAGAGGAGGATGATGATTCCACCGACGAGGGCGCGCTGCGGACCATAAAGCCGTCGGCGGCGCTCAGCTGGAAGTACGTCGCCAGGGCGCTACTCGCCGTGGTGGCCGCTGTCGTCGTGTGCCACCTGCTGCTTGAAAACGGCTGGGAAGGGCGCACGGCCTGA
- the LOC119332264 gene encoding protein SMG9-like → MAAGQPQLLAGVSDRGSSSSSSSHPPPPPPPKILLAKPPLPPPSSSGADDEGAGGGGGARARQGPQPGSLSLVSDAWEVHTDKILPYLTENNDFMVIGIIGPPGVGKSTIMNELYGYDGSSTGMHPPFATQTEEIKAMAKHCTAGVDFRISHERVILLDTQPVYSPSILMDMMRPDGSSSLPVLNGDPLPADLAHELMGIQLGVFLASVCNIVLVVSDGINDFSMWHLMLTVDLLKNNIPDPSLLTSSTPDKENKNDNQSTSEDYMADLCFVHSRLREHDFSPSKLMLLRETLEKHFESSSFNIGSSSATPEVTDSSVAPSTKVEDLSSSQQDVFLLPLRSHDNSAKFEYGTYSSMLGKLRDQVLARPLRPFSKNLTERDWLRSSAKIWDMVRRSPVASDYCKALQSSGLFRK, encoded by the exons atggccgccggacAGCCGCAACTGCTCGCCGGCGTCAGCGACCGGGGCTCCTCATCCTCATCTTCCTCCCACCCTCCGCCACCGCCTCCGCCCAAGATCCTCCTCGCGAAGCCGCCTCTGCCGCCCCCCTCTTCCTCCGGCGCCGACGACgagggcgctggcggcggcggcggcgcccgcgCGCGGCAGGGGCCGCAGCCTGGCTCGCTCAGCCTCGTCTCCGACGCCTGGGAGGTCCACACCGACAAGATCCTACCG TATCTGACAGAGAACAATGATTTCATGGTGATCGGGATAATCGGTCCACCTGGTGTGGGCAAGTCAACCATCATGAACGAGCTTTATGGATATGACGGAAGCTCAACTG GAATGCATCCTCCTTTTGCTACGCAAACTGAGGAAATCAAAGCAATGGCAAAGCACTGTACTGCAGGTGTTGATTTCAGGATATCTCATGAACGAGTTATACTTCTCGACACTCAG CCGGTATACAGTCCATCCATCCTAATGGATATGATGAGGCCAGATGGTTCATCTTCACTTCCTGTTCTTAATGGCGATCCATTACCAGCAGACCTGGCCCATGAGCTAATGGGAATCCAG CTTGGTGTTTTCTTGGCATCTGTCTGTAATATTGTGTTGGTTGTGTCAGACGGGATCAATGATTTTTCCATGTGGCATCTCATGCTTACG GTTGATTTGCTGAAGAATAACATACCTGACCCATCATTGTTGACATCATCTACGCCAGACAAGGAAAATAAAAATGATAACCAATCAACCAGTGAAGATTATATGGCCGATCTCTGTTTTGTGCATTCTAG ATTGAGGGAACATGACTTTTCTCCTTCAAAGCTCATGCTTCTACGGGAGACTCTTGAAAAACACTTTGAGTCGTCCTCATTTAACATTGGCAGCTCTAGTGCGACACCTGAAGTTACCGATTCCTCGGTTGCTCCAAGCACGAAAGTTGAAGACTTGAGCTCCAGCCAGCAGGACGTATTCCTTCTTCCATTAAGATCACATGATAACTCAGCAAAGTTTGAGTATGGGACATACTCATCCATGCTAGGAAAGCTTCGTGATCAG GTCCTCGCGAGGCCGTTGAGGCCGTTCTCGAAGAACCTCACAGAGCGCGACTGGCTGAGGAGCTCGGCCAAGATATGGGACATGGTGAGGAGATCTCCCGTCGCCTCGGACTACTGCAAGGCGCTCCAGAGCTCAGGATTGTTCAGGAAGTAG